In a single window of the Anaerocolumna cellulosilytica genome:
- a CDS encoding UvrD-helicase domain-containing protein — protein sequence MIINVAGAGAGKTTQLADKIINKYNEMCNNKNIYCITFTNNAASCIEKKLIEHFVKIPDSIKVSTIHSFLYQEIIKPYYFLLYQKHFDVVSSIILPDKPQFKNWKIKQLENSNILHITAFTEKAKWILVKKSSDRKKEKDIRCAILKAFSQYCNMIFIDEAQDIDVNLVEILKQLDKHGIEIEIMGDPKQDLKGFDSFRKLMESYSKHINFINDCHRCPQNHLDLSNSIIPKEEWQVSSKKFGEIKVIFEKELDDIESMVASDFDLKYISQQNDRYDTHGELDFSVKFDSLFYELKDILAELSTDKNELRIKKLAYYYASKLIDKYRKTQNLEKSIKETIVFIKGNKKAYARIINALKFNEISKASRIPVDSIERVKGQEGNNCLFIVTTDLATYLFHEKKDNNRTKNKLYVALTRSLEKLTLLITKEVEDKYGKEFICAHFKEYL from the coding sequence ATGATAATTAACGTTGCAGGAGCTGGTGCAGGAAAAACAACACAATTGGCAGATAAAATAATAAACAAGTATAATGAAATGTGCAATAACAAGAATATATACTGTATTACGTTTACAAACAATGCTGCGTCATGTATTGAAAAAAAACTTATAGAGCACTTTGTAAAGATACCCGATAGTATTAAAGTTAGTACAATACATTCTTTTTTATATCAGGAGATAATAAAACCGTATTATTTTTTATTGTATCAGAAACATTTTGATGTTGTATCAAGTATAATTTTGCCAGATAAACCCCAATTTAAAAATTGGAAAATAAAGCAACTTGAAAATAGTAACATCTTACATATAACTGCATTTACAGAAAAAGCAAAGTGGATATTAGTAAAAAAATCATCTGATAGAAAAAAAGAAAAGGATATTCGCTGTGCTATACTGAAAGCATTTTCTCAATATTGTAATATGATTTTTATAGATGAAGCACAGGATATTGATGTTAATCTAGTTGAAATATTAAAACAATTAGATAAACATGGAATAGAAATAGAAATAATGGGAGACCCAAAACAAGATTTAAAAGGCTTTGATAGTTTCAGAAAATTAATGGAATCTTATTCCAAACATATTAATTTTATTAATGACTGTCATAGATGTCCTCAAAATCACTTAGACCTTTCTAATTCTATTATCCCTAAAGAAGAATGGCAGGTATCCTCAAAAAAGTTTGGAGAGATTAAAGTAATATTTGAAAAAGAATTAGATGATATTGAATCAATGGTTGCGTCAGATTTTGATTTAAAATATATATCACAGCAAAATGATAGATATGATACTCATGGAGAGTTAGATTTTTCCGTAAAGTTTGATTCATTATTTTATGAACTTAAAGATATACTTGCAGAATTGTCCACAGATAAAAATGAACTTCGGATTAAAAAACTGGCGTATTATTATGCTTCTAAACTAATAGATAAATATAGGAAAACTCAAAATTTGGAAAAATCAATAAAAGAGACCATTGTTTTTATAAAGGGAAATAAAAAGGCATATGCAAGAATAATTAATGCACTTAAATTTAATGAAATAAGCAAAGCTAGCAGAATTCCAGTTGATTCTATTGAAAGAGTAAAAGGGCAAGAAGGAAATAATTGTCTATTTATTGTAACTACGGATTTAGCCACTTATTTATTTCATGAAAAAAAAGATAATAACAGAACCAAAAATAAATTATATGTGGCTTTAACACGTTCTTTAGAAAAATTGACGCTTTTAATTACAAAAGAAGTGGAAGATAAATATGGGAAAGAGTTTATATGTGCACATTTTAAAGAATATTTATAA